Proteins from a genomic interval of Candidatus Methylomirabilis lanthanidiphila:
- the pspA gene encoding Phosphoserine phosphatase 1 yields the protein MASTFQDRSGPVRCAAILLVRHGEARGGGEGRYIGVTDPPLSARGERQVSRLAMRLSAEHVERVMSSDRRRALMTAEVISRVHRLGVEVRSELRELNFGTWEGASFEELMLRDRVRFRSWLAQPWRHRPPGGESLASLWRRARALWEDLCAAPEGSTTIVIGHGGSLRAMLGVALGLPSKTLLSWELTPGSISCLGVTHGKAWLRYANDTCHL from the coding sequence ATGGCGTCCACTTTCCAAGATCGTAGCGGCCCGGTTCGCTGCGCAGCGATCCTCCTGGTTCGCCATGGCGAGGCGCGTGGTGGGGGCGAGGGGCGCTACATCGGCGTCACCGACCCGCCCCTGAGCGCCCGCGGAGAGCGGCAGGTCAGCCGCCTCGCGATGCGGCTTTCGGCAGAGCACGTGGAGCGGGTGATGAGCAGTGACAGGCGTCGGGCGCTCATGACGGCGGAGGTTATCTCGCGAGTCCATAGGCTTGGCGTAGAGGTCCGAAGCGAGCTTCGGGAGCTCAACTTCGGTACGTGGGAGGGGGCTAGCTTTGAGGAGCTGATGCTCCGCGACAGGGTCCGGTTTCGCTCGTGGCTGGCTCAGCCGTGGCGACATCGGCCTCCAGGTGGCGAGTCCCTTGCTTCGCTCTGGCGAAGGGCCCGCGCCTTATGGGAGGATCTCTGTGCTGCGCCAGAAGGATCAACGACGATTGTGATCGGCCATGGGGGATCGCTCAGGGCAATGCTGGGGGTTGCCCTCGGCCTGCCGTCCAAGACGCTTCTATCGTGGGAACTGACCCCGGGGTCGATCTCCTGTCTGGGAGTGACCCATGGGAAGGCGTGGTTGCGGTATGCCAACGACACCTGCCACCTTTAG
- a CDS encoding adenosylcobinamide-phosphate guanylyltransferase, which yields MGRRGCGMPTTPATFRPHIVLVLGGAASGKSEFAERYAVSLGGSVCYVATAEPGDEEMRCRIERHKARRPPEWRTREVTRDLASHLTADSRSEIILVESLGMVLANHMAVVPQAGFGPLELRGILRTEIGALVGLSASWKAVLIVVSEEVGLSLVPLTPFARGFSEQLGWCNQHTAALADEVYLVVAGISIRLKPQ from the coding sequence ATGGGAAGGCGTGGTTGCGGTATGCCAACGACACCTGCCACCTTTAGACCCCACATCGTCCTGGTGCTTGGCGGCGCCGCAAGCGGCAAAAGCGAGTTTGCTGAACGTTACGCCGTCAGCCTTGGAGGTTCGGTCTGCTATGTGGCGACCGCTGAGCCCGGGGATGAAGAGATGCGGTGCCGGATCGAGCGTCACAAGGCCCGCCGGCCACCCGAGTGGAGAACGAGGGAGGTGACACGCGATCTGGCTTCGCACCTTACTGCCGACTCCAGGAGTGAGATCATCCTCGTGGAGAGCCTAGGGATGGTACTCGCCAATCACATGGCGGTCGTCCCTCAAGCCGGCTTCGGCCCCCTTGAGCTGCGCGGCATCCTTCGAACTGAAATAGGGGCGCTGGTCGGCCTCTCAGCGTCATGGAAGGCGGTGCTGATCGTCGTCTCGGAGGAGGTTGGGCTCAGCCTTGTGCCGCTCACTCCATTTGCGCGCGGCTTCTCGGAACAGCTCGGATGGTGTAATCAACACACCGCCGCGCTGGCGGATGAGGTCTACCTCGTTGTTGCGGGGATCTCGATCCGACTAAAGCCGCAGTGA